A stretch of Pirellulales bacterium DNA encodes these proteins:
- a CDS encoding flavin reductase family protein, with amino-acid sequence MTPSHLAAVLGRLPSGLFVLTARRGVEETGMLASWIMQAGFDPPMITVALHKDRPLAKWLTAGTPFTVNLLSDDQRPVVAHFSRGLEEGEPAFEGMELGRTSAGAPVLTGTIGYLECEPSGHIDSADHRIFLARVTSGHLADGHRPMVHIRKNGLKY; translated from the coding sequence GTGACTCCTTCGCATCTCGCCGCCGTCCTCGGCCGCCTGCCCAGCGGCCTGTTCGTCCTCACGGCCCGCCGCGGCGTCGAGGAGACCGGAATGCTCGCAAGCTGGATCATGCAAGCCGGCTTCGATCCGCCGATGATCACGGTCGCCTTGCACAAGGATCGCCCGCTGGCCAAATGGCTCACCGCCGGGACGCCGTTCACGGTCAATCTGCTTTCCGACGACCAGCGGCCGGTCGTGGCCCACTTCAGCCGCGGTTTAGAGGAAGGCGAGCCGGCCTTCGAGGGAATGGAGCTGGGTCGCACGTCGGCCGGCGCGCCGGTGCTCACCGGTACGATCGGCTATCTCGAATGCGAACCGTCCGGCCACATCGACTCGGCCGACCACCGCATCTTCCTCGCCCGAGTCACATCGGGCCATCTCGCCGACGGCCATCGGCCGATGGTACACATCCGCAAGAACGGGCTGAAATACTGA
- a CDS encoding MTH1187 family thiamine-binding protein: MVLLEFSVSPLGMGESVGDYVARCVEIVESSGLDYEVHAMGTLVEGELAAVLDVMRQCIEAVAADCHRVTCSAKLDLRRDHRGAILGKVASVERRLGHPLRRAGGSRE; the protein is encoded by the coding sequence ATGGTTCTTCTGGAATTCAGCGTCTCGCCACTGGGTATGGGAGAAAGCGTCGGCGATTATGTCGCCCGGTGTGTCGAAATCGTCGAGTCGAGCGGGTTGGATTACGAAGTCCATGCGATGGGCACGCTGGTGGAAGGAGAACTCGCCGCCGTCCTCGACGTGATGCGGCAGTGCATCGAAGCGGTCGCCGCCGATTGCCACCGCGTCACCTGCTCGGCCAAGCTCGACCTGCGCCGCGACCATCGCGGGGCGATCCTCGGCAAAGTGGCCAGCGTCGAGCGCCGGCTGGGCCATCCGCTGCGCCGCGCCGGAGGCAGTCGCGAGTGA
- a CDS encoding methyltransferase domain-containing protein, whose translation MAGVWSNYRVFIKQFFRRYHTTGAILPSGRPLASALCRYVRDGDGASREILEVGPGTGAVTARLVQLLRSDDRLTLVELNDDFIRHLGERFASEADFKAVGDRCHLVHSRLEDLDGAGRYDRIVSGLPLNNFASAEVRQILETFARLAKPGGILSFFEYVAVRKAKRLVSGRSERQRLREIGDLLGQLSKQHGIHRDCVLLNVTPAWVHHVRFGNGT comes from the coding sequence ATGGCGGGCGTCTGGTCGAACTATCGGGTCTTCATCAAACAGTTTTTCCGGCGCTATCATACGACCGGGGCGATCCTGCCCAGCGGCCGGCCGCTGGCCTCCGCGCTGTGCCGATACGTCCGCGACGGCGACGGCGCGTCGCGCGAAATCCTCGAAGTGGGACCGGGCACCGGGGCGGTCACCGCGCGGCTCGTGCAATTGCTGCGGTCGGACGATCGGCTGACGCTGGTGGAACTCAACGACGATTTTATCCGGCATCTCGGCGAGCGGTTCGCCAGCGAGGCCGATTTCAAGGCGGTCGGCGATCGCTGCCATTTGGTTCACAGCCGCTTGGAAGACCTCGACGGGGCGGGGCGCTACGATCGCATCGTCTCCGGTTTGCCGCTCAACAATTTCGCGTCCGCGGAGGTACGGCAGATTCTGGAAACCTTCGCCCGACTCGCCAAGCCCGGCGGCATTCTCTCGTTCTTCGAATATGTGGCTGTGCGCAAGGCGAAGCGGTTGGTGAGCGGGCGAAGCGAACGGCAGCGGCTCCGCGAGATTGGCGATCTGCTCGGCCAGCTATCGAAGCAGCACGGAATCCACCGCGACTGCGTGCTGCTAAACGTGACGCCGGCGTGGGTGCATCACGTGCGGTTCGGGAATGGCACGTGA